A genomic window from Vigna radiata var. radiata cultivar VC1973A chromosome 2, Vradiata_ver6, whole genome shotgun sequence includes:
- the LOC106755777 gene encoding uncharacterized protein LOC106755777 isoform X1 has protein sequence MEASKKKGVAMKKTNDHWAFLEHIEAPMWVDLTVEAVSGGVDTGGDDWFNKSHPFHQMSARELKSKFSQGDEILAPGIDLQGVNSPELPSSVSRSRGKHYNKKWEGINLNTLLDNQTSRRGLQQYSSFGQVKPRLKSNVIRPKRALSGKFGLTFEPQARGKTVSKVSCSKTVGSSSSDRKTGGSSPRSTITSDNTQKYTEVSSKPCDQKRSSSIRRVSVGKCVTRKVSNIQPQKKCLGVSSQPCDQNSRSSSIISVRRSYVSVKTSKVEIGDNSTQSRGSKSSSGKSSVGSCSDTSVEAKFVSRQHREKITYQKGGVTIKRAIKNSCKPGETSKATKSGNRMGNNINFSKPAYHRTAKSLVQYPSTSSKASLQHIVNKKNSCMDGAKEKLRTTKVSSLTAKGKENITKNVTVNRKCIARGVSAGGPC, from the exons ATGGAAGCTTCTAAGAAGAAAGGGGTTGCGATGAAGAAGACCAACGATCACTGGGCTTTTCTG GAGCATATTGAAGCACCTATGTGGGTAGATTTGACTGTTGAAGCTGTATCTGGTGGTGTAGACAC AGGTGGTGATGATTGGTTCAACAAAAGTCATCC GTTCCACCAAATGTCAGCTCGAGAGTTAAAATCCAAGTTTTCTCAGGGTGACGAGATATTGGCACCAGGAATTGATCTGCAAGGAGTAAATTCGCCTGAGCTTCCTTCTTCGGTCTCGAGATCTAGAGGCAAACACTACAACAAGAAGTGGGAAGGTATTAATCTGAATACTTTATTAGATAATCAGACGAGTAGGAGAGGCTTACAACAATATTCAAGCTTTGGTCAAGTGAAACCCAGATTAAAATCAAACGTGATCAGGCCAAAAAGAGCATTGAGTGGGAAGTTTGGATTGACTTTTGAACCGCAAGCCAGAGGAAAAACTGTATCAAAGGTTAGTTGTAGCAAAACAGTGGGTAGTTCTAGTTCAGATCGCAAGACTGGTGGAAGCTCTCCAAGAAGCACAATTACATCTGATAACACTCAGAAGTATACGGAGGTATCTAGCAAACCATGTGATCAGAAAAGAAGTTCATCAATTAGGAGGGTTAGTGTTGGGAAATGTGTTACAAGAAAAGTCTCAAACATTCAGCCACAAAAGAAATGTTTGGGGGTAAGTAGTCAACCATGTGATCAGAACAGTAGAAGTTCATCCATTATTAGCGTTAGGAGAAGCTATGTTTCAGTAAAGACTTCAAAAGTGGAGATAGGTGATAATAGCACGCAATCAAGGGGTAGTAAATCATCTTCTGGGAAGTCTAGTGTTGGGTCATGTTCAGACACAAGTGTTGAAGCTAAGTTTGTATCAAGGCAGCACAGAGAGAAAATCACATATCAGAAAGGTGGGGTGACAATTAAGCGTGCGATTAAGAATAGTTGCAAGCCAGGTGAAACATCGAAGGCAACAAAGTCTGGTAACAGAATGGGAAATAACATCAATTTTTCGAAGCCAGCATACCATCGAACAGCAAAGTCATTG GTCCAGTATCCGTCTACAAGTTCAAAGGCATCGTTACAACAcatagtgaataaaaaaaacagcTGTATGGATGGTGCCAAGGAGAAACTAAGAACTACCAAGGTTAGTAGTTTGACAGCCAAGGGAAAAGAGAATATAACAAAGAATGTGACAGTGAATAGGAAATGCATTGCAAGAGGTGTTTCTGCAGGGGGGCCGTGTTAG
- the LOC106780650 gene encoding uncharacterized protein LOC106780650, translating to MILDASFGGSVLLRTADEAIAVIENMVSTNMRSRRGRTQVQKRGVYELNAQDAILAQNKLLAQQMENDRNAKLEESLQMFMQQSIQNQKNIDASIKNLEVQVGQLANQLANQQGGKFSANTQANPKEECNVIFTRSGKELEITMPLTEALQQXPAYAKYMKQILNKKKKYLDEETIEVQGNCSAIMQKTLPPKFKDPGSFTIPCTIGNHDIRKALIDLGASINPMPLSMLKNIGGLEAKPTRMMLKLADRSIKYPYGVVEDVVVNIDKLQFPVDFVVMEMEEDAEIPLILGRPFMKTAKVVIHMEEGILKLKDQDREVTFNVFEAGHPSHEEQTSLEVTDEVLSVTSLPRQVAKLAKKNLNCFSPKVKKKDGNREEKLAHQHPVVESNEPKPGKPNLQSGTALKPPPKRGAQARTAQS from the exons ATGATACTTGATGCATCTTTTGGTGGGTCGGTTCTATTAAGAACTGCTGATGAGGCCATTGCTGTTATTGAAAACATGGTTTCCACGAACATGCGAAGCCGACGTGGGAGGACTCAAGTTCAGAAAAGAGGAGTTTATGAACTTAATGCTCAAGATGCAATACTTGCACAAAACAAACTTCTTGCCCAACAGATGGAG AATGATAGGAATGCAAAACTAGAAGAATCATTGCAGATGTTCATGCAACAGTCcatccaaaaccaaaagaatatcGATGCATCTATAAAGAATTTGGAAGTGCAAGTTGGTCAGTTGGCCAACCAATTGGCAAATCAACAAGGTGGAAAATTCTCTGCAAATACCCAAGCCAACCCTAAGGAAGAGTGCAATGTCATATTCACTAGAAGTGGAAAAGAG CTTGAGATCACTATGCCCTTGACCGAAGCACTACAACAAATNCCTGCCTATGCTAAGTACATGAAGCAAATCctcaacaagaagaaaaagtatttagatgaggaaacaattgaagtgCAGGGAAATTGCAGTGCCATCATGCAAAAGACTCTCCCTCCAAAATTTAAAGATCCGGGGAGTTTCACCATCCCATGCACCATTGGAAACCATGATATAAGGAAAGCTCTTATTGATTTAGGGGCTAGCATCAACCCgatgcccctatctatgctTAAAAATATTGGTGGTCTTGAAGCCAAGCCAACACGAATGATGCTTAAATTGGCAGATAGGTCCATCAAATACCCTTATGGTGTGGTAGAAGATGTGGTGGTGAACATTGATAAGCTTCAATTCCCGGTGGACTTTGTagtgatggagatggaggaagatGCAGAGATACCGCTCAtccttggaagacctttcatgaagacagcTAAGGTTGTCATTCATATGGAAGAGGGAATACTGAAATTAAAGGACCAAGATAGAGAGGTAACTTTCAATGTCTTTGAAGCTGGGCATCCAAGTCATGAGGAACAGACTAGCCTTGAAGTAACCGATGAAGTTCTATCTGTTACTAGTCTACCAAGGCAAGTTGCTAAGTTGGCCAAAAAGAACCTAAATTGTTTCTCTccaaaagtgaagaagaaggatggaaATAGAGAAGAGAAACTTGCACACCAGCACCCTGTTGTGGAAAGTAatgaacccaaacctggcaaacca AATCTGCAATCTGGTACGGCGCTCAAGCCCCCCCCAAAAAGGGGTGCTCAAGCGCGGACTGCACAAAGCTAG
- the LOC106755777 gene encoding uncharacterized protein LOC106755777 isoform X2, translating into MEASKKKGVAMKKTNDHWAFLEHIEAPMWVDLTVEAVSGGVDTGGDDWFNKSHPFHQMSARELKSKFSQGDEILAPGIDLQGVNSPELPSSVSRSRGKHYNKKWEGINLNTLLDNQTSRRGLQQYSSFGQVKPRLKSNVIRPKRALSGKFGLTFEPQARGKTVSKVSCSKTVGSSSSDRKTGGSSPRSTITSDNTQKYTEVSSKPCDQKRSSSIRRVSVGKCVTRKVSNIQPQKKCLGVSSQPCDQNSRSSSIISVRRSYVSVKTSKVEIGDNSTQSRGSKSSSGKSSVGSCSDTSVEAKFVSRQHREKITYQKGGVTIKRAIKNSCKPGETSKATKSGNRMGNNINFSKPAYHRTAKSLVQYPSTSSKASLQHIVNKKNSCMDGAKEKLRTTKERAPINLKQRTQLIWP; encoded by the exons ATGGAAGCTTCTAAGAAGAAAGGGGTTGCGATGAAGAAGACCAACGATCACTGGGCTTTTCTG GAGCATATTGAAGCACCTATGTGGGTAGATTTGACTGTTGAAGCTGTATCTGGTGGTGTAGACAC AGGTGGTGATGATTGGTTCAACAAAAGTCATCC GTTCCACCAAATGTCAGCTCGAGAGTTAAAATCCAAGTTTTCTCAGGGTGACGAGATATTGGCACCAGGAATTGATCTGCAAGGAGTAAATTCGCCTGAGCTTCCTTCTTCGGTCTCGAGATCTAGAGGCAAACACTACAACAAGAAGTGGGAAGGTATTAATCTGAATACTTTATTAGATAATCAGACGAGTAGGAGAGGCTTACAACAATATTCAAGCTTTGGTCAAGTGAAACCCAGATTAAAATCAAACGTGATCAGGCCAAAAAGAGCATTGAGTGGGAAGTTTGGATTGACTTTTGAACCGCAAGCCAGAGGAAAAACTGTATCAAAGGTTAGTTGTAGCAAAACAGTGGGTAGTTCTAGTTCAGATCGCAAGACTGGTGGAAGCTCTCCAAGAAGCACAATTACATCTGATAACACTCAGAAGTATACGGAGGTATCTAGCAAACCATGTGATCAGAAAAGAAGTTCATCAATTAGGAGGGTTAGTGTTGGGAAATGTGTTACAAGAAAAGTCTCAAACATTCAGCCACAAAAGAAATGTTTGGGGGTAAGTAGTCAACCATGTGATCAGAACAGTAGAAGTTCATCCATTATTAGCGTTAGGAGAAGCTATGTTTCAGTAAAGACTTCAAAAGTGGAGATAGGTGATAATAGCACGCAATCAAGGGGTAGTAAATCATCTTCTGGGAAGTCTAGTGTTGGGTCATGTTCAGACACAAGTGTTGAAGCTAAGTTTGTATCAAGGCAGCACAGAGAGAAAATCACATATCAGAAAGGTGGGGTGACAATTAAGCGTGCGATTAAGAATAGTTGCAAGCCAGGTGAAACATCGAAGGCAACAAAGTCTGGTAACAGAATGGGAAATAACATCAATTTTTCGAAGCCAGCATACCATCGAACAGCAAAGTCATTG GTCCAGTATCCGTCTACAAGTTCAAAGGCATCGTTACAACAcatagtgaataaaaaaaacagcTGTATGGATGGTGCCAAGGAGAAACTAAGAACTACCAAG GAGAGAGCACCAATCAACCTGAAGCAAAGAACCCAGTTAATCTGGCCATGA